The proteins below are encoded in one region of Arthrobacter sp. CJ23:
- a CDS encoding DivIVA domain-containing protein, which produces MSFFLVFLAIVLLGAALAFGVGIARTGRSFGAGLDEPVPNLPPVLLPAQATAPDVDRVRFALGLRGYRMDQVDQVLDDLREQLAAKDREIERLGLLRESGLRESGPRGLRDLPEGEAETGGSTQ; this is translated from the coding sequence GTGAGCTTCTTCCTGGTTTTCCTTGCGATCGTCCTCCTCGGCGCCGCCCTGGCCTTCGGTGTCGGGATCGCCCGGACCGGCCGGTCCTTCGGCGCGGGGCTTGACGAGCCGGTACCGAACTTGCCGCCGGTCCTGCTGCCTGCCCAGGCGACAGCGCCCGACGTCGACCGCGTGCGTTTCGCCCTCGGCCTGCGGGGGTACCGGATGGACCAGGTGGACCAGGTCCTCGATGACCTGCGTGAGCAGCTTGCCGCGAAGGACCGGGAAATCGAGCGGCTGGGCCTTCTCCGGGAAAGCGGGCTTCGGGAAAGCGGGCCCCGGGGGCTGCGCGATCTTCCGGAGGGGGAAGCGGAGACGGGCGGGAGCACCCAGTGA
- a CDS encoding TIGR00730 family Rossman fold protein, which translates to MSISQHPVPSPDANGRAAATPVPAAEAPARHKGPLELRRKQATGGMSDQHLLDSRGPGQFVHSDPWRVLRIQSEFVEGFGALADLGAAVSVFGSARTKPGTEYYEMGVDVGRKLAEAGVAVITGGGPGSMEAANKGAVEGGGVSVGLGIELPFEQGLNRWVDLGINFRYFFARKTMFVKYAQGFVVLPGGLGTLDELFEAMVLVQTRKVTSFPIVLLGVKFWGPMIDWIRETLVGEGMVSEKDLDLIQLVDDPAEAVHRVLHGVPRPAGTNGDQRPE; encoded by the coding sequence ATGAGCATCAGCCAGCACCCAGTTCCTTCTCCAGATGCCAATGGCCGCGCGGCCGCCACCCCGGTTCCCGCCGCAGAGGCCCCGGCCCGGCACAAGGGACCCTTGGAACTGCGGCGCAAACAGGCGACGGGCGGAATGTCCGATCAGCATTTGTTGGACTCGCGGGGTCCTGGACAGTTCGTCCACTCCGACCCGTGGCGGGTGCTGCGCATCCAGAGCGAATTCGTGGAGGGCTTCGGCGCCCTGGCCGACCTCGGCGCGGCAGTCAGCGTCTTCGGCTCGGCCCGGACCAAGCCCGGCACCGAGTACTACGAGATGGGCGTGGACGTCGGACGCAAGCTGGCCGAAGCCGGAGTCGCGGTGATCACCGGTGGTGGCCCTGGTTCCATGGAAGCCGCGAACAAGGGCGCCGTGGAAGGCGGTGGAGTTTCCGTGGGGCTCGGCATCGAACTGCCCTTCGAGCAGGGCCTGAACCGCTGGGTGGACCTCGGAATCAACTTCCGCTACTTCTTTGCCCGCAAGACCATGTTCGTCAAGTACGCGCAGGGTTTCGTGGTGTTGCCCGGCGGCCTGGGGACCCTGGATGAGCTGTTCGAGGCCATGGTCCTCGTCCAGACCCGCAAGGTGACGTCGTTCCCCATCGTGCTGCTCGGCGTCAAGTTCTGGGGACCCATGATCGATTGGATCCGCGAAACCCTGGTGGGCGAGGGCATGGTGTCCGAGAAGGACCTCGACCTCATTCAGTTGGTGGACGATCCCGCAGAGGCCGTGCACCGCGTCCTGCACGGCGTTCCGCGGCCGGCCGGAACCAACGGAGACCAGCGCCCGGAATAG
- a CDS encoding amino acid ABC transporter ATP-binding protein: MTTQVSGEALVSLNGVNKHYGQLHVLKDINLQVNKGEVVVVIGPSGSGKSTLCRAINRLETIDVGEISIDGKRLPEEGKDLAHLRADVGMVFQSFNLFAHKTILQNVTLGPMKVKGTDKGTAEKEAMALLERVGVGHQAPKLPAQLSGGQQQRVAIARALAMKPKVMLFDEPTSALDPEMINEVLDVMVQLAKEGMTMIVVTHEMGFARKAADRVVFMADGQIVEDAKPEDFFTNPQSNRAKDFLSKLLSH; this comes from the coding sequence ATGACTACACAAGTGTCCGGCGAAGCACTCGTCTCCCTGAATGGCGTCAACAAGCACTACGGTCAGCTCCACGTACTCAAAGACATCAACCTGCAGGTGAACAAGGGCGAAGTGGTAGTGGTCATCGGCCCTTCCGGTTCGGGCAAGTCCACGCTGTGCCGTGCCATCAACCGGCTGGAAACCATCGACGTCGGCGAGATCTCGATCGACGGCAAGAGACTTCCGGAAGAAGGCAAGGACCTCGCCCACCTTCGGGCCGACGTGGGGATGGTCTTCCAGTCCTTCAACCTCTTTGCTCACAAGACGATCCTGCAGAACGTCACCCTGGGGCCCATGAAGGTCAAGGGCACGGACAAGGGAACCGCGGAGAAGGAGGCCATGGCACTCCTGGAGCGCGTCGGCGTCGGGCACCAGGCTCCCAAGCTGCCGGCCCAGCTGTCCGGCGGCCAGCAGCAGCGCGTGGCAATTGCCCGTGCGCTGGCCATGAAGCCCAAGGTGATGCTGTTCGACGAGCCCACCTCGGCGCTTGACCCCGAGATGATCAACGAGGTCCTGGACGTCATGGTCCAGCTCGCAAAGGAGGGCATGACCATGATCGTGGTGACCCACGAGATGGGCTTTGCCCGCAAGGCCGCCGATCGCGTGGTGTTCATGGCCGACGGCCAGATCGTGGAGGACGCCAAGCCCGAGGACTTCTTCACCAATCCGCAGAGCAACCGTGCCAAGGATTTCCTCTCCAAGCTCCTGTCCCACTAG
- a CDS encoding glutamate ABC transporter substrate-binding protein produces the protein MKAFITRRKSLLVAAGAALALSLSACGGGTTTTPPVNTPTFASGTTMEKLSKAGKITIGTKFDQPLFGQKGLDGKPVGFDVEIGKAIAAKLGLSADKIEWVETVSANREPFIEQGRVDIVVATYTINDARKQKVSFAGPYYEAGQALLVNKDDSSITKPEDVKGKKVCSVTGSTPAKTIVEKYQAELVPAANYTACLEPLRNKQVVAVTTDNVILAGYVDKEPDAFKLASDQTFTKEPYGIGLKKEDTVFRNWINDQLEAFAKDDTYKKAWEATAGKVIKTVPALPTIVRY, from the coding sequence ATGAAGGCTTTTATTACCCGGAGGAAGTCGCTCCTGGTGGCGGCCGGCGCGGCGCTTGCGCTGTCGCTGAGCGCCTGTGGGGGCGGCACCACCACCACGCCCCCGGTGAACACACCCACCTTTGCGTCCGGCACCACCATGGAGAAGCTGAGCAAGGCCGGGAAGATCACCATCGGCACCAAGTTCGACCAGCCGCTCTTCGGCCAGAAGGGCCTCGACGGCAAGCCCGTCGGCTTCGACGTCGAAATCGGCAAGGCCATCGCGGCCAAGCTCGGCCTCTCGGCTGACAAGATCGAATGGGTCGAAACCGTGTCGGCGAACCGCGAGCCCTTCATTGAGCAGGGCCGCGTGGACATTGTGGTGGCCACCTACACGATCAACGACGCCCGCAAGCAGAAGGTCTCCTTCGCAGGCCCGTACTACGAGGCCGGCCAGGCCCTGCTGGTGAACAAGGACGATTCCTCCATCACCAAGCCGGAAGACGTCAAGGGCAAGAAGGTCTGCTCCGTGACCGGTTCGACGCCGGCCAAGACGATCGTCGAGAAGTACCAAGCCGAACTGGTACCTGCCGCGAACTACACCGCCTGCCTTGAGCCGCTGCGCAACAAGCAGGTTGTTGCCGTGACCACGGACAACGTGATCCTGGCCGGCTATGTGGACAAGGAGCCGGACGCCTTCAAGCTGGCTTCCGACCAGACCTTCACCAAGGAGCCCTACGGCATCGGCCTGAAGAAGGAAGACACCGTCTTCCGCAACTGGATCAACGACCAGCTTGAGGCCTTCGCGAAGGACGACACCTACAAGAAGGCCTGGGAAGCAACGGCAGGCAAGGTCATCAAGACCGTCCCCGCGCTCCCCACGATCGTCCGCTACTAG
- a CDS encoding amino acid ABC transporter permease produces MDAIFESLPQYWDGFLRTLFLAVVSGVIALLLGTLLAAMRVSPVAALRGFSTFYVEVARNTPLTIIFFFSAIVLPRLGVKFEQFEVAAIIALSSYTAAFVAEAVRSGVNSVPVGQAEAARSVGMTFTQVLGFIVLPQALRTVVPPLINIMIALVKNSSVAGAFFVLELFGYGLQLSNSRGDAVMWILIGVAFFYLLITVPLGLLAHFVERKVAIAR; encoded by the coding sequence ATGGACGCCATCTTCGAAAGCCTCCCGCAATACTGGGACGGATTTCTCAGAACCTTGTTTCTCGCCGTCGTATCGGGTGTCATCGCACTCCTTCTCGGCACCCTCCTGGCCGCAATGCGCGTCTCCCCAGTCGCTGCCTTGCGGGGCTTCAGCACGTTCTACGTTGAAGTCGCCAGAAACACCCCCCTCACCATCATTTTCTTTTTCTCCGCCATCGTCCTCCCCCGGCTTGGCGTCAAGTTCGAGCAGTTCGAAGTCGCCGCCATCATTGCCCTCAGCAGCTACACCGCCGCGTTCGTGGCCGAAGCCGTTCGGTCCGGCGTCAACAGCGTTCCGGTGGGCCAGGCCGAGGCCGCACGCAGTGTGGGCATGACCTTCACCCAGGTCTTGGGATTCATCGTCCTGCCGCAGGCCCTGCGCACCGTGGTCCCGCCACTCATCAACATCATGATCGCCTTGGTCAAGAACTCATCCGTTGCGGGTGCCTTCTTCGTCCTCGAACTCTTCGGTTATGGCCTCCAGCTGTCCAACAGCCGTGGCGATGCCGTCATGTGGATCCTGATCGGTGTGGCGTTCTTCTACCTGCTGATCACGGTGCCCCTGGGCCTCCTGGCTCACTTTGTCGAGCGAAAGGTGGCGATTGCCCGATGA
- a CDS encoding amino acid ABC transporter permease — protein MTSVLYDVPGPKARRISLIGSVLGSIIIAGGVVGAIVILSSQGIFNAARWEVFVNESAKDVWTQLGLGVLATLQAAGVAAVIAFPLGVALCLLRISLISWIRVPTQVVLEFLRGMPVVLMILFVLLVFATSPFVAVVSGLVLYNAAIFAEILRAGIQSLPKGQREAGLAIGLRSFQSRMSIEFPQAIRRMLPSLIAQLVVLLKDTSLGYIVAYEELLRKVKLISDLEPSLLFSAFFVGAAIYILINLSVSRLAIWIERRGSNKAAGGVASAIKTVDLQLDQPGPK, from the coding sequence ATGACTTCGGTTCTCTACGACGTACCGGGCCCCAAGGCCCGCCGCATTTCGCTTATTGGCTCCGTGCTCGGTTCGATCATCATTGCCGGCGGCGTGGTGGGAGCCATCGTCATCTTGTCTTCGCAGGGCATCTTCAACGCTGCGCGTTGGGAAGTCTTCGTCAACGAATCTGCCAAGGATGTGTGGACCCAGCTCGGCCTGGGTGTCCTCGCCACCTTGCAGGCGGCAGGCGTGGCCGCAGTCATCGCCTTCCCGCTGGGCGTGGCCCTGTGCCTGCTGCGCATCTCCCTGATCTCGTGGATCCGGGTCCCTACCCAAGTGGTGCTGGAATTCCTACGGGGCATGCCCGTGGTCCTGATGATCCTCTTCGTGCTGCTGGTCTTCGCGACCAGCCCGTTCGTGGCAGTCGTCAGCGGCCTGGTCCTCTACAACGCCGCAATCTTCGCGGAGATCCTGCGGGCGGGCATCCAGTCCCTCCCCAAGGGGCAGCGCGAGGCCGGCCTGGCCATCGGGCTGCGCAGCTTCCAGTCGCGGATGAGCATCGAGTTCCCGCAGGCCATCCGGCGGATGCTCCCCTCGCTCATTGCGCAGCTGGTGGTACTGCTCAAGGACACCTCGCTCGGCTACATCGTGGCCTACGAGGAACTGCTGAGGAAGGTCAAGCTGATCTCGGACCTTGAGCCCAGCCTGTTGTTCTCCGCGTTCTTCGTGGGCGCGGCCATCTACATCCTGATCAACCTGTCGGTTTCCCGGCTGGCGATCTGGATCGAACGCCGCGGCTCCAATAAGGCCGCAGGCGGAGTCGCATCCGCCATCAAGACGGTTGACCTGCAGCTCGACCAGCCCGGACCGAAGTAA
- the dapE gene encoding succinyl-diaminopimelate desuccinylase, with protein MTAQSAPALLDLRQDVALLTAALIDINSVSGNETVLADAIESALRAIPVYEVVRDGDSIIARTNLGHAERVILAGHLDTVPLPTVDGSRGTVPAEWESGVPGSGILYGRGTTDMKGGVAVQLSLAATLFDAGAQPGKDVTFVFYDHEEVEAVKSGLGRLVRNHGHLLGGDFAILLEPTHGTVEGGCNGTSRFEVTTLGEAAHSARAWMGSNAIHAAAPILARLDAYEPRTINVDGLDYRESLNAVRINGGTAGNVIPDRCVVEINYRFAPDKTPDQAEAHVRELLDGFDVVRTDAAAGARPGLNHPAAASFVAAVGAEPKPKYGWTDVARFSELGIPAVNFGPGDPLLAHKDNEHVDADAIRECLRALRTWLGQ; from the coding sequence GTGACTGCTCAATCCGCTCCCGCCCTCCTCGACCTGCGCCAGGACGTCGCCCTGCTGACCGCCGCGCTGATCGACATCAACAGCGTTTCCGGCAACGAGACCGTGCTAGCCGACGCCATCGAGTCCGCACTGCGCGCGATCCCGGTCTACGAAGTGGTCCGTGACGGAGACTCCATCATCGCCCGCACCAATCTGGGGCACGCCGAACGGGTCATCCTGGCCGGGCACCTGGACACCGTCCCGCTGCCCACCGTTGACGGTTCGCGCGGCACGGTTCCGGCCGAGTGGGAGTCCGGCGTCCCCGGCTCCGGCATCCTCTATGGCCGCGGCACCACCGACATGAAGGGCGGCGTGGCGGTGCAGCTTTCGCTTGCCGCCACACTCTTCGACGCCGGCGCGCAGCCCGGCAAAGACGTCACCTTCGTCTTCTACGACCACGAGGAAGTGGAAGCCGTGAAGAGCGGCCTGGGCCGGCTCGTCCGCAACCACGGCCACCTGCTGGGCGGCGACTTCGCCATCCTCCTGGAGCCCACCCATGGCACCGTTGAGGGAGGGTGCAACGGCACCAGCCGCTTCGAAGTCACTACCCTTGGCGAGGCAGCGCACTCGGCCCGGGCGTGGATGGGCAGCAACGCCATCCATGCCGCCGCCCCCATCCTGGCCCGGCTGGATGCCTACGAGCCGCGCACCATCAACGTTGACGGCCTGGACTACCGCGAAAGCCTGAACGCCGTGAGGATCAACGGCGGCACGGCCGGCAACGTCATCCCTGACCGCTGCGTGGTGGAGATCAACTACCGCTTCGCCCCGGACAAGACCCCGGACCAGGCCGAGGCCCACGTCCGTGAGCTCCTGGACGGCTTCGATGTGGTCCGCACCGACGCCGCGGCCGGCGCCCGCCCGGGACTCAACCACCCCGCCGCCGCGTCCTTCGTGGCCGCCGTGGGCGCCGAGCCCAAGCCCAAGTATGGCTGGACCGACGTCGCGCGCTTCAGTGAGCTGGGCATCCCGGCGGTGAACTTCGGGCCCGGCGACCCGCTGCTGGCACACAAGGACAATGAACACGTCGACGCCGACGCCATCCGCGAGTGCCTGCGCGCACTGCGGACGTGGCTGGGCCAGTAG
- the dapD gene encoding 2,3,4,5-tetrahydropyridine-2,6-dicarboxylate N-succinyltransferase, translated as MTETASSAVPANDRSAYGFGLATIATSATGEATVLDVWFPAPALGTAAEALRDVENADESLATLAADGIDADRGTEQKVVFAQIDLDAAPADTADAYLRLHLLSHRLVQPNSINLDGIFGKLPNVVWTNFGPAAVEGFELTRARLRKRGAVVVYGVDKFPRMVDYVVPTGVRIADADRVRLGAHLAEGTTVMHEGFVNFNAGTLGTSMVEGRISAGVVAGDGTDVGGGASIMGTLSGGGKERISLGERVLLGANSGVGISIGDDSVVEAGLYVTAGTRVRVPGPKDADGEDTSKIVKAVELSGVPNLLFRRNSTTGGVEVLPRKGQTVELNEALHAN; from the coding sequence ATGACTGAAACCGCTTCTTCCGCTGTGCCCGCAAACGACCGTTCCGCCTACGGCTTCGGCCTGGCCACCATCGCCACCTCGGCCACCGGGGAAGCAACCGTGCTGGACGTCTGGTTCCCGGCACCGGCCCTGGGCACCGCCGCAGAGGCCCTGCGCGATGTCGAGAACGCCGACGAAAGCCTGGCCACGCTGGCCGCCGACGGCATCGACGCCGATCGCGGCACCGAGCAGAAGGTTGTCTTCGCCCAGATCGACCTCGACGCCGCCCCGGCCGACACCGCCGACGCCTACCTGCGCCTGCACCTGCTCTCGCACCGCCTGGTCCAGCCCAACAGCATCAACCTGGACGGCATCTTCGGCAAGCTCCCCAACGTGGTGTGGACCAACTTCGGCCCCGCCGCCGTCGAGGGCTTCGAACTGACCCGCGCCCGCCTGCGCAAGCGCGGTGCCGTGGTGGTCTACGGCGTGGACAAGTTCCCGCGCATGGTTGACTACGTTGTCCCCACCGGCGTCCGGATCGCCGACGCCGACCGCGTCCGCCTCGGCGCCCACCTTGCCGAAGGCACCACCGTCATGCACGAAGGCTTCGTGAACTTCAACGCAGGAACGCTGGGTACCTCCATGGTGGAAGGCCGCATCTCCGCGGGCGTGGTGGCCGGTGACGGCACCGACGTCGGCGGCGGCGCCTCGATCATGGGCACCCTGTCCGGCGGCGGCAAGGAACGGATCTCCCTGGGCGAACGCGTGCTCCTCGGCGCCAACTCCGGCGTGGGCATCAGCATCGGCGACGACTCGGTGGTGGAAGCCGGCCTCTACGTCACCGCCGGCACCCGGGTTCGCGTTCCCGGCCCGAAGGATGCCGACGGCGAGGACACCAGCAAGATCGTCAAGGCCGTGGAACTCTCCGGCGTTCCCAACCTGCTGTTCCGCCGCAACTCCACCACGGGCGGCGTGGAAGTCCTGCCGCGCAAAGGCCAGACGGTGGAGCTGAACGAAGCACTGCACGCCAACTAG
- a CDS encoding TetR/AcrR family transcriptional regulator, whose product MPKIVDAEARRQEVVEAVFRIIAVDGLERASLREVAEEAGLVVGSVRHYFASSDELLVYSFATVVDRILDRLEACLDDVTGQEPGTAAHHEAVLTLLGQFLPLDEELAVDACVWMAFRNAARVKRALVDEAARSHRAVAAVVGRLIMHLMPSGGAGQRDLVTEAERLLATLDGLCMHALLQPEWMTAEVCRDVLASHLSAFQAVPPSS is encoded by the coding sequence GTGCCCAAGATTGTTGATGCCGAAGCCCGGCGCCAGGAAGTTGTCGAAGCGGTCTTCCGGATCATCGCCGTCGATGGCCTCGAACGCGCGTCATTGCGCGAGGTTGCCGAGGAGGCCGGACTGGTGGTTGGCTCCGTCCGGCACTACTTCGCCAGCAGCGACGAGCTCCTCGTATACTCGTTCGCCACGGTGGTCGACCGGATTCTCGACCGGCTGGAGGCGTGCCTGGATGACGTCACGGGACAGGAGCCCGGGACCGCCGCCCACCATGAGGCCGTGTTAACCCTGCTGGGCCAGTTCCTGCCCCTTGACGAGGAACTGGCCGTGGACGCCTGCGTCTGGATGGCGTTCCGGAACGCCGCCAGGGTCAAGCGTGCGCTGGTGGACGAAGCGGCCCGCAGCCACCGCGCAGTGGCGGCCGTCGTCGGGCGTCTCATCATGCACCTGATGCCGTCCGGCGGTGCCGGCCAGCGGGACCTGGTCACAGAGGCGGAGAGGTTGCTGGCAACCTTGGACGGGCTCTGCATGCACGCCCTGCTCCAGCCCGAATGGATGACCGCCGAGGTCTGCCGTGACGTTCTCGCCTCCCATCTGAGCGCCTTCCAGGCCGTGCCGCCTTCCAGTTAA
- the galE gene encoding UDP-glucose 4-epimerase GalE has product MRILVTGGTGYIGSHTVLSLQEAGHDVVVIDNLVNSSEESLRRVAELTGKTAAFHHVDLVDEPAVEQVFEQHAIDAVIHFAGLKAVGESVQEPLAYYYNNIVGTLNLLRAMDKYGVRSIVFSSSATVYGEHNPTPYIEKMEIGANNPYGRTKEQIEDILTDLGNADERWHIALLRYFNPVGAHPSGRIGEDPQGIPNNLVPFIAQVAVGRREKLMVFGGDYDTPDGTCQRDYIHVVDLADGHVAALNHIADRPGVRRWNLGSGKGSSVLEVLRSFEKAVGHALPYEITGRRAGDLPAFWADASSALADLGWSTTKTVDQMCEDHWRWQKNNPFGYNAS; this is encoded by the coding sequence ATGAGAATTCTTGTCACGGGTGGCACCGGCTATATCGGTTCGCACACCGTTCTGTCCCTCCAGGAAGCCGGCCACGACGTGGTTGTCATCGACAACCTCGTGAACTCCAGCGAGGAGTCCCTGCGCCGGGTTGCCGAACTGACCGGCAAGACGGCGGCCTTCCACCACGTGGATCTCGTGGACGAGCCCGCCGTCGAGCAGGTCTTTGAGCAGCACGCCATCGACGCCGTGATCCACTTCGCCGGGCTCAAGGCCGTGGGTGAATCCGTGCAGGAACCCCTGGCGTACTACTACAACAACATCGTGGGCACCCTGAACCTGCTCCGAGCCATGGACAAGTACGGCGTGCGCTCCATCGTCTTCAGCTCCTCCGCAACGGTGTACGGCGAGCACAACCCCACGCCCTACATCGAGAAGATGGAAATCGGAGCCAACAACCCCTACGGCCGCACCAAGGAACAGATCGAGGACATCCTGACCGACCTCGGCAACGCTGACGAGCGCTGGCACATCGCCCTGCTGCGCTACTTCAACCCGGTGGGCGCCCACCCGTCCGGCCGCATCGGCGAGGACCCGCAGGGCATCCCGAACAACCTCGTCCCGTTCATCGCCCAGGTGGCCGTGGGCCGCCGCGAGAAGCTCATGGTGTTCGGCGGCGACTACGACACCCCGGACGGCACCTGCCAGCGCGACTACATCCACGTCGTCGACCTCGCCGATGGCCACGTGGCAGCCCTCAACCACATCGCTGACCGTCCGGGCGTCCGCCGCTGGAACCTCGGCTCCGGCAAGGGCTCCTCCGTGCTGGAGGTCCTGCGCTCCTTCGAGAAGGCCGTCGGACACGCGCTGCCCTACGAGATCACCGGCCGCCGCGCCGGGGACCTGCCCGCCTTCTGGGCCGATGCCTCCTCCGCCCTGGCGGACCTGGGCTGGTCCACCACCAAGACCGTGGACCAGATGTGCGAGGACCACTGGCGCTGGCAGAAGAACAACCCCTTCGGCTACAACGCCTCCTGA
- a CDS encoding citrate synthase — translation MTETTSATLRHAGGELELPRIKVVEGNEGYDVSKLLKQTGAVAYDPGFMNTAATTSAITYIDGDAGILRYRGYPIEQLAQHSSFLEVSYLLIYGNLPSPTELEAFDQKIRRHTLLHEELKGFFGGFPRDAHPMPVLSSAVSALSTFYQDSLDPFNPEHVEVSTIRLMAKLPVIAAYAHKKSIGQPMLYPDNSMNLVENFMRLSFGLPAEQYEMDPVVTKALDLLLILHADHEQNCSTSTVRLVGSSNANLFASVSAGINALFGPAHGGANEAVLKMLRQIQADGIKPEDYMEKVKNKEDGVRLMGFGHRVYKNYDPRAKIIKATAHEILGKLGGNDELLDIAMRLEEKALADDYFIQRKLYPNVDFYTGLIYKAMGFPEKMFTVLFAIGRLPGWIAQWREMINDPQTKIGRPRQLYTGEPERNYPAN, via the coding sequence ATGACTGAGACCACCAGCGCGACACTGCGCCATGCCGGCGGCGAACTTGAGCTGCCGCGCATCAAGGTTGTAGAAGGAAACGAAGGATACGACGTTTCCAAGCTGCTGAAGCAGACGGGCGCCGTGGCCTATGACCCCGGCTTCATGAACACCGCAGCAACCACGTCGGCCATCACCTACATTGACGGTGACGCCGGCATCCTGCGCTACCGCGGATACCCCATTGAGCAGCTCGCCCAGCACTCGAGCTTCCTGGAAGTTTCCTACCTCCTGATCTACGGCAACCTGCCGAGCCCCACGGAACTGGAAGCGTTCGACCAGAAGATCCGCCGCCACACCCTGCTGCACGAGGAGCTCAAGGGCTTCTTCGGCGGCTTCCCGCGCGATGCCCACCCGATGCCCGTGCTCTCCTCGGCCGTCTCGGCGCTGTCCACCTTCTACCAGGACTCCCTGGACCCGTTCAACCCGGAGCACGTGGAAGTTTCCACCATCCGCCTCATGGCGAAGCTCCCGGTCATCGCGGCCTACGCGCACAAGAAGTCCATCGGCCAGCCCATGCTGTACCCGGACAACTCCATGAACCTTGTGGAGAACTTCATGCGCCTGAGCTTCGGCCTGCCGGCCGAGCAGTACGAGATGGATCCGGTGGTCACCAAGGCCCTGGACCTCCTCCTCATCCTGCACGCGGACCACGAGCAGAACTGCTCCACGTCCACCGTCCGCCTGGTCGGCTCCTCAAACGCGAACCTGTTCGCCTCCGTCTCCGCCGGCATCAACGCCCTCTTCGGCCCTGCCCACGGCGGCGCCAACGAGGCCGTGCTGAAGATGCTGCGCCAGATCCAGGCCGATGGCATCAAGCCGGAGGACTACATGGAGAAGGTCAAGAACAAGGAAGACGGCGTCCGCCTCATGGGCTTCGGACACCGCGTCTACAAGAACTACGATCCCCGCGCCAAGATCATCAAGGCAACGGCACACGAGATCCTGGGCAAGCTCGGCGGCAACGACGAACTCCTGGACATCGCCATGCGCCTCGAAGAGAAGGCCCTGGCTGACGACTACTTCATCCAGCGCAAGCTCTACCCGAACGTGGACTTCTACACCGGCCTGATTTACAAGGCCATGGGCTTCCCGGAGAAGATGTTCACCGTGCTGTTCGCGATCGGCCGCCTGCCGGGCTGGATTGCCCAGTGGCGCGAAATGATCAACGATCCCCAGACCAAGATCGGCCGCCCGCGGCAGCTCTACACAGGGGAACCCGAGCGGAACTACCCGGCCAACTGA